The Triticum aestivum cultivar Chinese Spring chromosome 7B, IWGSC CS RefSeq v2.1, whole genome shotgun sequence genome window below encodes:
- the LOC123156799 gene encoding glycine-rich domain-containing protein 1: MDAEQESRWAAAQGIGIGEDLVPAALQHLEFIAAVDRRRWLYEGPLLHRAIHRYKACWLPLLAKHTEAVVADEPLVVPLDCEWIWHCHRLNPTQYIKDCKRLYGRILGTNNVKSSIQAKSRDQAEKVWTELYPGEPFELEYSSPDDFVYVGDGTAGGISYDLISAVRRQSSFVYEVGTPNMHDHRFLEEALARYKGFLYLIKVNQEKGMKLFRVPTYDVDLMWHTHQLNSVTYYSDMLNLLGRVLEHDDTDDDRAEGKKLDTGFSGTTEQFENTFGLRYWKVGAMYRGSLPSPVTSIPQIFSSEDDTAFGVDKAEKHLTILETTVVELYLQIVDIKNLPSAIPEKSVYVWFTKTQPDVFISDGGRLDISTKTGKSIGAGFQCEPTGELILTAMVDQAYFGASSLKKSEPLGKVSISLQELTQHDSRLSFERWFELRSRGAYAGSAPVSLRVAASCTVPRQAPQVLSMVNVKPFSLKACLLPHSIKDQNMSSWTRFVYDSGTELIRLQIREHKAKSGMALIRELVGVTKSSKQPFQLAEFTKNQWSFNNSNLYITHDLKPSKDGCIHELKYGNKLIKLYRGRRLAYELKCCSQHAEDTTAVTAVKFSAEHPYGKAVALLDTESEFITVDEDWFLLPWVTISFLFLNSIGKDGVKLIEGAMVHKGGTVEADTTVTSEMVKGGAAGATAAQCGPCGTAGGSNMVMASDKADHASCGGSVTSSSKVADSKCGGCGSDNGGGSGVSVVTIYKKGHASCGVVAGGENGHIESAGCGSGCSSSCGGSMVIESSQEGNTKSGGCGSGCGGGGCGGMVMESSKTGFVKSGGCGSGCGGGCGSGCGGGYSSMVMESSKTGFAKSGGCGSGCGGGCGSGCGGGCGSMVMESSKTGFAKSGGCGSGCGGGCGSMVISQ, translated from the exons ATGGACGCGGAACAGGAGTCGCggtgggcggcggcgcaggggatcGGCATCGGCGAGGACCTCGTCCCAGCCGCGCTGCAGCACCTGGAGTTCATCGCCGCGGTTGACCGCCGCCGGTGGCTCTACGAGGGCCCGCTGCTCCACAGGGCCATACACAG GTACAAAGCTTGCTGGCTTCCCCTTCTTGCCAAGCACACTGAGGCCGTTGTTGCAGATGAGCCGTTGGTTGTCCCACTTGATTGTGAATGGATATGGCACTGCCATCGGCTTAACCCG ACTCAATACATAAAGGACTGCAAGAGATTATATGGCAGAATACTGGGCACTAACAATGTCAAGTCCTCCATTCAAGCAAAGTCCAGGGATCAGGCTGAGAAAGTTTGGACCGAGTTATATCCTGGGGAGCCTTTTGAGTTGGAGTACTCAAGTCCTGACGATTTTGTTTACGTGGGTGATGGAACTGCAGGAGGCATTTCCTATGATTTGATCTCAGCTGTTAGGAGACAGTCTTCTTTCGTCTACGAG GTTGGAACACCAAACATGCATGATCATCGTTTTCTTGAAGAAGCTCTAGCTCGATACAAAGGTTTTTTGTATTTGATCAAGGTGAATCAGGAGAAAGGAATGAAACTCTTTCGTGTGCCAACCTATGATGTGGATCTAATGTGGCACACCCACCAACTGAATTCTGTCACCTACTACAGTGACATGCTGAATCTCCTTGGAAGAGTTCTGGAGCATGATGATACAGATGATGACCGAGCTGAAGGAAAGAAGCTCGACACCGGATTTTCAGGGACCACCGAGCAGTTCGAGAATACCTTTGGTCTGAGATACTGGAAGGTTGGTGCTATGTACCGTGGAAGCTTGCCATCTCCCGTGACATCCATTCCGCAGATATTTAGTAGTGAGGATGATACTGCTTTTGGTGTCGATAAAGCAGAGAAGCATCTTACTATTCTTGAAACAACAGTTGTCGAG TTATATTTACAGATTGTGGACATCAAGAATTTACCATCTGCAATTCCAGAGAAAAGTGTGTACGTGTGGTTCACCAAGACTCAACCAGATGTATTTATCAGTGATGGCGGCAGGTTAGATATTTCAACGAAAACAGGGAAGAGTATCGGAGCTGGTTTCCAATGTGAACCTACTGGCGAACTCATTCTTACAGCAATGGTTGATCAGGCGTATTTTGGGGCCtcgtcattgaagaaatcagaaccATTGGGGAAGGTTTCAATCTCTCTTCAAGAGCTTACACAGCATGATTCGAGGCTTTCCTTTGAGAGGTGGTTTGAACTGAGAAGTCGTGGTGCATATGCTGGTTCCGCTCCTGTCAGTCTTCGTGTTGCTGCATCTTGTACTGTCCCAAGGCAGGCTCCACAGGTTCTTAGCATGGTCAATGTGAAGCCTTTCTCTCTGAAGGCCTGTCTATTGCCACATTCCATCAAGGATCAAAATATGAGCTCCTGGACTCGCTTCGTGTATGACTCTGGTACTGAACTCATTCGTCTTCAGATAAG GGAGCACAAGGCCAAGAGTGGCATGGCTCTCATTCGAGAATTGGTTGGAGTAACAAAGTCATCAAAGCAACCATTTCAGCTTGCAGAATTCACAAAAAACCAATGGTCTTTTAACAACTCCAACTTATATATCACTCATGACCTGAAACCAAGCAAGGATGGCTGCATACACGAGCTCAAATACGGCAACAAACTG ATCAAACTATACAGGGGAAGGAGACTAGCATATGAACTCAAATGCTGCAGTCAGCATGCTGAAGATACTACAGCAGTTACTGCTGTGAAGTTCTCAGCTGAACACCCCTATGGCAAAGCAGTCGCACTACTTGACACAGAATCAGAATTTATCACG GTTGATGAGGATTGGTTTCTGCTTCCCTGGGTCACAATATCATTCTTGTTCCTGAATTCCATTGGCAAAGATGGTGTGAAGCTCATCGAAGGTGCCATGGTACATAAGGGTGGAACCGTTGAGGCTGATACTACAGTGACCTCTGAAATGGTAAAAGGTGGAGCAGCAGGTGCCACTGCTGCGCAGTGTGGCCCTTGTGGCACGGCTGGTGGCAGTAACATGGTCATGGCAAGTGACAAGGCTGATCATGCTAGCTGTGGCGGGTCAGTCACTTCAAGCAGCAAGGTGGCTGATTCTAAGTGCGGTGGTTGTGGCTCAGACAATGGTGGTGGAAGCGGTGTCTCTGTGGTCACCATCTACAAGAAAGGTCATGCGAGCTGTGGCGTCGTTGCAGGTGGCGAGAATGGCCATATTGAGTCTGCTGGGTGTGGATCGGGATGCAGCAGTTCCTGCGGTGGCAGCATGGTTATTGAAAGCTCCCAGGAGGGGAACACCAAGTCAGGTGGCTGCGGTTCAGGTTGTGGTGGTGGAGGCTGTGGCGGCATGGTCATGGAAAGCTCCAAGACTGGCTTCGTCAAGTCAGGCGGTTGCGGTTCGGGCTGTGGTGGTGGTTGTGGTTCGGGCTGTGGCGGTGGTTACAGCAGCATGGTCATGGAAAGCTCCAAGACCGGCTTCGCCAAGTCAGGCGGTTGTGGTTCAGGCTGTGGTGGTGGTTGTGGTTCGGGCTGTGGCGGTGGTTGCGGCAGCATGGTAATGGAAAGCTCCAAGACTGGATTCGCCAAGTCAGGCGGATGCGGTTCTGGCTGTGGCGGTGGTTGCGGCAGCATGGTCATTTCACAGTAG